In the candidate division WOR-3 bacterium genome, one interval contains:
- a CDS encoding EamA family transporter, giving the protein MDYIKYGYIALIGWGCWAIGSKIISQHLNAVSTSFWVSFWSLLFLVLYLTFFKKPLQFNSYSLWAIPIGWISLVAILAFYQALKTGPASVVIPLTNLYVLFPVIFGFIILKEPITLNRIIGIACAILATVLLSK; this is encoded by the coding sequence ATGGATTATATAAAATACGGCTATATTGCCTTAATAGGCTGGGGTTGCTGGGCGATCGGCAGTAAAATCATCAGTCAACATTTGAATGCGGTAAGTACCTCATTCTGGGTTTCGTTTTGGTCCCTGCTTTTTTTAGTTCTTTATCTCACTTTTTTTAAAAAGCCACTTCAATTTAACTCTTATTCGTTGTGGGCGATACCCATCGGGTGGATCTCGCTGGTTGCGATTCTGGCGTTTTATCAAGCACTAAAGACCGGACCAGCTTCAGTGGTAATCCCCTTGACCAATCTCTATGTTTTATTTCCTGTCATCTTTGGTTTTATAATTCTTAAAGAGCCCATAACTCTAAACCGAATCATCGGTATTGCCTGTGCAATTCTTGCTACAGTTCTGCTTTCCAAATGA
- a CDS encoding S8 family serine peptidase, which yields MFNLLLAFLFVARPVIPGKMTPELAQILHNTSDNEKILVIVHMATEYPYDQLRGMTPVEKCKVFENIALNSQREIVEYLKALPREIAEVGGQFWIFNGFHLKATKAVVHELTKRDDIWFICHNATINLEQEMVEKCDSRTPEWNITKVMAESCWANGYNGEGVIVGHISTGCDVSHPALIGKWLSPYWIDPVYGNPAPYDDLGRGTHAIGVICGGDGPGPFADDVGIAYGARYIPTKCSNSSGSTNYALIDQCMQYLANLKQSGVDIKVISNCWNSINGSDLHWWDLILNWKNLGILPVFPVGGNGPNPGTIGSPASYPTVIGVGATDSQDNIASFSSRGPAPNIYPINDSSYWYYPSWNLLKPDIAAPGVNIRSAIPNSGYATYSSTARATPHISGAAAILFQKDPELTVNELYNLLRVNCDQPPQGAPYPNNNYGWGRLNIWKALQAITGVREDSKSETMIEMSVSPNPFLHRCVIKFQIPSIKSQTNSKSQNSNENLAVLRIYDAAGRLVKDFSRLTVNGERSTVFWDGCDDSGRNLPAGVYFVRLDVDDFKKVEKVVFLR from the coding sequence ATGTTTAATTTATTGCTTGCGTTTCTTTTTGTAGCAAGGCCAGTGATACCGGGTAAGATGACTCCGGAACTGGCGCAGATTCTGCATAATACATCAGATAACGAAAAGATACTCGTTATCGTCCATATGGCTACCGAATATCCTTATGACCAGCTTCGGGGAATGACACCGGTTGAAAAGTGCAAGGTATTCGAGAATATTGCATTAAACTCACAACGCGAGATTGTTGAATATCTTAAGGCATTACCAAGAGAAATAGCCGAAGTCGGTGGTCAATTCTGGATATTCAATGGATTCCATTTAAAGGCGACAAAGGCAGTGGTCCATGAACTCACCAAACGTGATGATATCTGGTTTATCTGCCATAATGCAACAATAAATCTTGAGCAGGAAATGGTCGAAAAATGTGATTCACGTACACCAGAATGGAATATTACAAAAGTTATGGCGGAATCATGCTGGGCAAATGGTTATAACGGAGAGGGAGTCATCGTCGGGCATATCAGTACTGGCTGCGATGTTTCTCATCCGGCATTAATCGGCAAATGGCTTTCTCCTTACTGGATTGACCCGGTATATGGCAATCCAGCACCATATGATGACCTTGGTCGTGGAACTCATGCTATCGGCGTTATTTGTGGCGGTGATGGCCCTGGTCCGTTTGCTGACGATGTCGGGATTGCTTATGGTGCTAGATATATCCCCACCAAATGTTCTAACAGTAGTGGTTCAACTAATTATGCCTTGATCGACCAATGCATGCAATACCTTGCTAACCTCAAACAGAGTGGGGTTGATATTAAGGTTATCAGTAATTGCTGGAATTCAATCAACGGTTCAGATCTACACTGGTGGGATCTTATTCTTAACTGGAAAAATCTCGGTATCCTTCCTGTATTCCCTGTCGGAGGTAATGGTCCAAATCCAGGAACGATTGGTTCACCGGCAAGTTATCCTACTGTCATCGGTGTTGGTGCAACTGATTCACAAGATAATATTGCAAGTTTTTCATCACGTGGTCCTGCGCCGAATATCTATCCAATCAATGATTCATCTTACTGGTATTATCCGTCATGGAATCTATTAAAGCCCGACATTGCTGCTCCAGGCGTAAATATCCGCTCCGCAATACCGAATAGTGGATATGCTACATATTCCAGCACTGCAAGGGCTACGCCTCACATATCGGGTGCCGCAGCAATTTTATTCCAAAAAGACCCTGAACTCACGGTGAACGAATTGTATAATTTATTACGAGTTAATTGTGACCAACCTCCGCAGGGCGCGCCATATCCGAATAATAATTATGGTTGGGGAAGATTGAACATATGGAAGGCTTTACAGGCGATAACAGGCGTTAGAGAAGATAGTAAATCAGAAACAATGATTGAAATGTCTGTATCCCCGAATCCATTCCTGCATCGCTGCGTGATTAAATTCCAAATCCCAAGTATCAAATCCCAAACAAATTCCAAATCCCAAAATTCAAACGAAAATCTTGCTGTTCTGCGTATCTATGATGCTGCCGGTAGACTGGTAAAGGATTTTTCTCGGTTAACGGTAAACGGTGAACGGTCAACGGTTTTCTGGGATGGTTGTGATGATTCTGGTCGCAATTTACCTGCAGGTGTTTATTTTGTTAGGTTAGATGTGGATGATTTCAAAAAAGTGGAAAAGGTTGTATTTTTAAGATGA